In the genome of Pseudopipra pipra isolate bDixPip1 chromosome 4, bDixPip1.hap1, whole genome shotgun sequence, one region contains:
- the PDCL2 gene encoding LOW QUALITY PROTEIN: phosducin-like protein 2 (The sequence of the model RefSeq protein was modified relative to this genomic sequence to represent the inferred CDS: inserted 3 bases in 3 codons; substituted 3 bases at 3 genomic stop codons), translating into ILLKQGSSKDTEWNDILKDFGILPPKEKLKDEIEEMVLHSQKEAQGKQQDLQEWKCXQRRQKXGELRESCRKQYVNEVTNAPGDVWVIIHLYRSSIPVCLLVNEHHNLLAWKFPEVRFLKAIVNFCIQNYMIYTVLVYKXSEIKGRFIGVVECRRINCNLFLQEFNXKLAEVGATKTXEQNPQKDIMNMILPVXSTSAHEDTNTKTSDVMKLLESLLML; encoded by the exons ATACTATTAAAACAGGGTTCAAGTAAAGATACTGAATGGAATGATATATTGAAAGATTTTGGAATTCTTCCtccaaaagaaaaactgaaagatgAAATTGAAGAAATGGTTTTACACTCACAGAAAGAAGCACAGGGcaa GCAACAAGACTTGCAAGAATGGAAAT CTCAGAGGAGGCAAAAGTAGGGGGAACTAAGAGAAAGCTGTAGAAAGCAGTATGTAAATGAAGTTACAAATGCTCCAGGGGATGTTTGGGTTATAATTCATCTTTATCGGTCAAG CATCCCAGTGTGTTTACTGGTTAATGAACACCACAACCTGCTAGCCTGGAAGTTTCCAGAAGTCAGGTTTCTCAAAGCCATTGTAAACTTCTGCATTCAGAATTACATGATATATACAGTACTTGTATATA CTAGTGAAATAAAAGGCAGGTTCATTGGAGTAGTTGAATGTAGAAG AATAAACTGTAACTTGTTTTTACAAGAGTTCAATTGAAAATTAGCAGAAGTTGGAGCAACAAAAA AagaacaaaacccccaaaaggACATTATGAATATGATACTGCCAGTGTGAAGCACTTCTGCTCATGAAGACACCAATACAAAAACCAGTGATGTGATGAAACTGCTTGAGAGCCTTTTAATGCTTTAA